A portion of the Hoylesella buccalis ATCC 35310 genome contains these proteins:
- the serC gene encoding 3-phosphoserine/phosphohydroxythreonine transaminase, with amino-acid sequence MKKYNFNAGPSILPREVIENTAKQILDFNGSGLSLMEISHRAKDFQPVVDEAVALIKELLQIPEGYAVIFLGGGASLQFHMIPNNFFVKKAAYLNTGTWAKKALKEAKFFGEVVEVASSADKNYSYLPKGWSVPEDCDYFHITSNNTIYGTEIRKDLDVKVPLIADMSSDIFSRPIDVAKYACIYGGAQKNLAMAGVTFVIVKEDMLGKTGREIPTMLDYRTHIEKGSMFNTPPVVPIYSALETLRWIKKNGGVEAMDKLAHERADLLYAEIDRNKLFKGTVAEEDRSLMNICFIMNDEYKDLEKPFFEFATERGMVGIKGHRSAGGFRASCYNAMCVDGVKELIACMKEFEDKH; translated from the coding sequence ATGAAAAAGTACAATTTTAATGCAGGTCCATCAATTCTCCCTCGTGAGGTGATTGAAAACACAGCGAAACAAATTCTCGATTTTAATGGTAGTGGACTCTCTCTGATGGAGATTAGCCACCGTGCAAAAGACTTTCAGCCAGTTGTTGACGAGGCTGTAGCTTTGATTAAAGAGTTGTTGCAGATACCAGAAGGCTATGCAGTTATCTTCTTAGGTGGTGGTGCTTCATTGCAGTTCCACATGATTCCTAACAACTTCTTTGTGAAGAAGGCTGCCTACCTGAACACAGGTACATGGGCTAAGAAAGCTTTGAAAGAAGCAAAGTTCTTCGGAGAAGTAGTAGAAGTGGCTTCTTCTGCAGACAAGAACTATTCTTATCTTCCTAAAGGATGGAGCGTACCTGAAGATTGTGATTATTTCCACATTACTTCTAACAACACCATCTACGGTACAGAGATCCGCAAAGACTTGGATGTAAAGGTGCCACTCATTGCAGATATGTCATCAGATATATTTAGTCGTCCAATTGATGTTGCTAAATATGCATGTATCTACGGTGGAGCACAGAAGAACTTGGCTATGGCCGGTGTTACATTCGTTATTGTTAAGGAAGACATGCTGGGCAAGACCGGACGTGAAATACCAACGATGTTGGATTATCGCACACACATCGAGAAAGGTTCTATGTTTAACACTCCTCCTGTTGTTCCTATCTATTCAGCTCTTGAAACCTTACGTTGGATTAAAAAGAACGGCGGTGTAGAAGCTATGGATAAGTTGGCTCACGAAAGAGCAGACTTGTTGTATGCTGAAATCGACAGAAACAAACTGTTCAAGGGTACTGTTGCTGAAGAGGATCGCTCATTGATGAACATCTGCTTTATCATGAATGATGAATACAAGGATCTTGAAAAACCATTCTTCGAGTTCGCTACCGAACGTGGTATGGTTGGTATCAAGGGACACCGTTCTGCTGGAGGTTTCCGTGCAAGTTGCTACAACGCAATGTGTGTTGATGGTGTGAAAGAGCTGATCGCTTGCATGAAGGAATTCGAAGACAAACATTAA